A single genomic interval of Pyrus communis chromosome 5, drPyrComm1.1, whole genome shotgun sequence harbors:
- the LOC137735685 gene encoding plasmodesmata-located protein 8-like: protein MVMNNLHLHYSTQKTILAQRIIISSIFFLFSTLITIHGYPIKSRIFIYAGCSQEKYQLNSPFEANLNSFLSSVVSSSSQVSYNNFAVGNGSSTPDGSSTPEGSIYGLYQCRGDLKIFDCSKCIVSAVNQITLVCPYSYGASLQLDGCLVRYEHVDFLGKLDTSLRYRKCSKSGVKDDVEFFRRRDDVLADLQGANGFRVTSSGLVEGFAQCLGDLTQNDCSSCIADAVGKLKSLCGSAAAVDVFLAQCYARYWASGYYKASDFSNEDNAGKTVAIIVGAVAGLAILIVLLSICRKTMG from the exons ATGGTCATGAACAACCTTCACTTACACTACTCTACACAGAAAACAATCTTAGCCCAGAGAATAATAATCTCCtctattttctttctcttttctacACTAATCACTATCCATGGCTACCCAATCAAATCCCGCATCTTCATCTATGCAGGCTGCTCCCAAGAAAAATACCAACTAAACTCACCCTTTGAAGCCAACCTCAACTCTTTCCTATCATCAGTTGTCAGCTCATCCTCTCAAGTTTCTTACAACAATTTTGCAGTCGGAAATGGAAGCTCAACACCAGATGGAAGCTCAACACCAGAAGGATCCATCTACGGTTTGTACCAGTGCCGAGGTGACTTAAAGATTTTCGACTGCTCAAAATGCATCGTAAGCGCAGTGAATCAAATCACTTTGGTATGTCCCTACTCGTATGGGGCTTCCCTGCAGTTAGACGGATGCCTTGTAAGATATGAGCATGTTGATTTCTTGGGGAAGCTTGATACAAGCCTAAGGTATAGAAAATGCAGTAAAAGTGGTGTGAAAGATGATGTTGAATTCTTTCGGCGAAGGGATGATGTGCTTGCTGACTTGCAAGGGGCAAATGGTTTTAGGGTTACTAGCTCTGGTTTGGTTGAAGGGTTTGCTCAGTGTTTGGGCGATTTGACCCAAAACGACTGCTCTTCTTGCATTGCTGATGCTGTTGGAAAGCTGAAGAGTTTATGTGGATCAGCAGCAGCTGTTGATGTGTTCTTGGCTCAGTGTTATGCTCGGTATTGGGCGTCTGGTTACTATAAAGCCTCAG ATTTCTCTAACGAAGACAATGCGGGAAAGACAGTGGCCATTATTGTTGGGGCAGTAGCAGGTTTAGCTATTCTAATTGTTCTTCTCTCAATTTGCAGGAAAACGATGG GTTAG